One region of Trinickia violacea genomic DNA includes:
- the gshB gene encoding glutathione synthase: MDILFIADPLDRFKIYKDSTYAMMAEAARRGHVIYACEPRHLAWTGSNVEANVQRVTLVGDEADRHRHPWYEASAHETRALRSFGAVVMRKDPPFDMEYVTSTWLLELAERAGARVFNKPQAIRDHSEKLAIGEFAQFVAPTLVTRDAARLRAFHAEHGDVILKPLDGMGGMGVFRVKADGMNLGSIVEMLSHDGARSVMAQKFIPEISAGDKRILLIGGEAVPYSLARIPQGNEVRGNLAAGGVGVAQPLTARDREIAETLAPVLAARGLLLVGLDAIGDWLTEVNVTSPTCFREIMDQTGFDVAAMFVDALERAAG; encoded by the coding sequence ATGGACATTCTCTTTATCGCCGACCCGCTCGATCGCTTCAAGATCTACAAGGATTCGACCTACGCGATGATGGCCGAGGCCGCGCGCCGAGGTCACGTGATCTACGCGTGCGAGCCGCGGCATCTCGCGTGGACCGGCAGCAACGTCGAAGCGAACGTGCAGCGCGTGACGCTCGTCGGCGATGAAGCGGACCGCCATCGGCATCCGTGGTACGAAGCGTCCGCGCACGAAACGCGCGCGCTCCGTTCGTTTGGCGCGGTGGTGATGCGCAAGGACCCGCCGTTCGACATGGAATACGTGACGTCGACGTGGCTGCTCGAGCTGGCGGAGCGAGCGGGCGCGCGCGTCTTCAACAAGCCGCAGGCGATTCGCGACCACTCGGAGAAGCTCGCGATCGGCGAATTCGCGCAATTCGTCGCGCCGACGCTCGTCACGCGCGATGCCGCGCGTCTGCGCGCGTTTCACGCCGAGCACGGCGACGTGATCCTGAAGCCGCTCGACGGCATGGGCGGCATGGGTGTGTTCCGCGTGAAGGCCGACGGCATGAACCTCGGCTCGATCGTCGAAATGCTGAGCCACGACGGCGCGCGTTCGGTGATGGCGCAGAAGTTCATCCCCGAAATCTCGGCGGGCGACAAGCGGATTCTGCTGATCGGCGGCGAAGCGGTGCCGTATTCGCTCGCGCGCATTCCGCAGGGCAACGAGGTGCGCGGCAACCTCGCGGCGGGCGGCGTCGGGGTTGCGCAGCCGCTGACCGCGCGCGACCGCGAGATCGCTGAAACGCTGGCCCCGGTGCTCGCGGCGCGCGGCCTGTTGCTCGTCGGGCTCGATGCGATCGGCGACTGGCTGACCGAGGTGAATGTCACGAGCCCGACTTGCTTTCGGGAAATCATGGACCAGACCGGCTTCGACGTCGCCGCGATGTTCGTCGACGCGCTGGAGCGCGCCGCAGGCTAA
- a CDS encoding ammonium transporter, giving the protein MRKLLMSLLMAGSLLGGGIGAALADDASAPAAASAAAASDTTASAAAPASAPAAEASAAPAASAAAAPDASAASAAAAPAAPTAPFSVDSSKINSGDTAWMLTSTALVLFMTIPGLALFYGGMVRKKNVLATVMQSFAITCVVTVVWTIIGYSLAFTPGNSFIGGFSRIFLAGMNYIHGDKATTLTVSHLAPTIPETVYFVYQMTFAIITPALITGAFADRMKFSSMLVFMTLWSIIVYSPIAHMVWEPTGWLATAGILDFAGGTVVHINAGIAGLVCCLVLGKRVGYGKEAMAPHNLVLTLMGAAMLWVGWFGFNAGSAVVADGRAGFAMLTTQVATALAALAWMFAEWIAKGKPSALGIASGAVAGLVAITPASGYVGVTGAFVIGIAAGVICFWSATWLKGKLGYDDSLDAFGVHGIGGIVGAILTGVFAVKDIGGADGSVILQAKGVLTTLIYSGVVSYILLKAIDMVMGLRVAEEEEREGLDVVLHGEHVE; this is encoded by the coding sequence ATGCGCAAATTATTGATGTCCTTGCTGATGGCCGGGTCGCTGCTGGGTGGCGGCATCGGGGCCGCTCTCGCGGACGACGCGTCCGCGCCTGCCGCCGCCTCGGCGGCCGCCGCTTCGGACACGACGGCAAGCGCCGCAGCCCCGGCTTCGGCGCCTGCGGCAGAAGCTTCGGCCGCTCCGGCTGCGAGCGCCGCTGCCGCGCCTGACGCGTCGGCGGCATCGGCCGCGGCCGCGCCCGCTGCGCCGACCGCGCCGTTCTCGGTCGACTCGTCGAAGATCAACTCGGGCGACACCGCCTGGATGCTGACCTCCACCGCGCTCGTGCTGTTCATGACGATCCCGGGCCTCGCGCTCTTCTACGGCGGCATGGTCCGCAAGAAGAACGTGCTCGCGACCGTCATGCAGAGCTTCGCGATCACCTGTGTCGTCACGGTGGTCTGGACGATCATCGGCTACAGCCTCGCGTTCACGCCGGGCAACTCGTTCATCGGCGGCTTCTCGCGCATCTTCCTCGCGGGGATGAACTACATCCACGGCGACAAGGCGACCACGCTGACGGTGAGCCACCTCGCGCCGACCATCCCCGAGACGGTCTACTTCGTCTACCAGATGACGTTCGCGATCATCACGCCGGCGCTGATCACCGGCGCGTTCGCCGATCGCATGAAGTTCTCGTCGATGCTGGTGTTCATGACGCTGTGGTCGATCATCGTCTACTCGCCGATCGCGCACATGGTGTGGGAACCGACGGGCTGGCTGGCCACGGCAGGCATCCTCGACTTCGCAGGCGGCACGGTCGTGCACATCAACGCCGGTATCGCGGGCCTCGTGTGCTGCCTGGTGCTCGGCAAGCGCGTCGGCTACGGCAAGGAAGCGATGGCGCCGCACAACCTGGTGCTGACGCTGATGGGCGCGGCCATGCTGTGGGTGGGCTGGTTCGGCTTCAACGCCGGTTCCGCCGTGGTGGCGGACGGCCGTGCGGGCTTCGCGATGCTGACGACGCAAGTCGCGACCGCGCTCGCCGCGCTCGCCTGGATGTTCGCGGAGTGGATCGCGAAGGGCAAGCCGTCGGCGCTGGGCATCGCTTCGGGCGCGGTGGCGGGTCTCGTGGCGATCACGCCGGCTTCGGGTTACGTCGGCGTGACGGGCGCGTTCGTGATCGGCATTGCGGCAGGCGTGATCTGCTTCTGGTCGGCCACGTGGCTCAAGGGCAAGCTCGGCTATGACGATTCGCTCGACGCGTTCGGCGTGCACGGCATCGGCGGTATCGTCGGCGCGATTCTGACCGGCGTGTTCGCGGTGAAGGACATCGGCGGCGCGGACGGCAGCGTGATCCTGCAGGCAAAGGGCGTGCTGACGACGCTGATCTACAGCGGCGTGGTGAGCTACATCCTGCTGAAGGCGATCGATATGGTGATGGGCCTGCGCGTGGCCGAAGAAGAAGAGCGCGAAGGCCTCGACGTGGTGCTGCATGGCGAGCACGTCGAATAA
- a CDS encoding HesA/MoeB/ThiF family protein, with amino-acid sequence MNDDQLLRYSRHILVDELGIEAQQLFLDAHAIVVGAGGLGSPAAMYLAAAGVGTLTLVDADTVDLTNLQRQILHVTASVGRKKVESGRDAIAQLNPEVVVHAIAERVDDAWLNEAVPSATVVLDCTDNFATRHAINRACVAHRVPLVSGAALRFDGQISTFDFRNDASPCYACVFPEDQPFEEVACSTMGVFAPTVGIIGAMQAAEALRVIANVGTTLSGRLMMLDSLRMEWNTMKIARQPDCSVCGEAHAH; translated from the coding sequence ATGAACGACGACCAACTCCTTCGCTACTCCCGCCATATCCTCGTCGACGAACTCGGCATCGAGGCGCAGCAGCTGTTTCTCGACGCGCACGCGATCGTCGTCGGCGCGGGCGGCCTGGGTTCGCCGGCGGCGATGTACCTGGCGGCGGCGGGCGTCGGCACGCTGACGCTCGTCGATGCCGATACCGTCGATCTCACGAACCTGCAGCGGCAGATCCTGCACGTGACGGCCTCGGTCGGGCGCAAGAAGGTCGAGTCGGGGCGCGATGCGATCGCGCAATTGAATCCCGAGGTCGTCGTGCATGCGATCGCGGAACGCGTCGACGATGCGTGGCTCAACGAAGCCGTGCCAAGCGCGACGGTCGTGCTCGACTGCACCGACAACTTCGCGACTCGCCACGCCATCAATCGCGCGTGCGTCGCGCATCGCGTGCCGCTCGTGTCGGGCGCGGCACTGCGTTTCGACGGCCAGATCAGCACCTTCGATTTCCGCAACGATGCTTCGCCGTGCTACGCGTGCGTGTTTCCCGAGGATCAGCCCTTCGAGGAAGTCGCGTGCTCGACGATGGGCGTGTTCGCGCCGACGGTCGGCATCATCGGCGCGATGCAGGCGGCCGAGGCGCTGCGCGTGATCGCGAACGTCGGCACGACGCTGAGCGGCCGGCTGATGATGCTCGATTCGCTGCGGATGGAATGGAACACGATGAAGATCGCGCGTCAGCCCGATTGCTCGGTTTGCGGAGAAGCGCACGCACATTGA
- a CDS encoding YifB family Mg chelatase-like AAA ATPase, giving the protein MSLAVVRSRAPAAGRAPEVTVEVHLANGLPSFSIVGLPDLEVRESRERVRAALQNCGFEFPVRRITVNLAPADLPKESGRFDLPIALGILAASGQIPAEALAHREFAGELSLTGALRPMRGAFAMACGTARGHGHGRDERSSADADSVLRAALPDPGHSRTPELYLPLDSASEAALVPGVDVYGAADLPSLCAHLAGAEDGRLSPVAAPSIGSATPAAQPDMADVIGQSGARRALEVAAAGGHHMLMVGPPGAGKSMLAARLPGLLPPMSDDEALTSAALLSASMLGFSPAQWRQRPFRAPHHSSSAAALVGGRNPPQPGEITLAHLGVLFLDELPEFDRHVLETLREPLEAGRITISRAALQADFPAACQLIAAMNPCPCGWRGDPNGRCRCTPEIATRYLRKLSGPLLDRIDIQIEIPALTPAELAARSSADGESSASIAARVVTARERQLMRQGKMNRELSGREVDEVCRPDATGEALLREAGERFGWSARAYYRVLKVVRSVADLAGNDTPNAAQVAEAVQYRRVFSPS; this is encoded by the coding sequence ATGTCGCTTGCCGTGGTGCGCTCACGCGCGCCGGCCGCTGGCCGTGCGCCTGAAGTGACCGTCGAAGTCCATCTCGCCAACGGGCTGCCGTCGTTTTCGATCGTCGGCTTGCCCGATCTCGAAGTTCGCGAAAGCCGCGAGCGCGTGCGCGCCGCGCTGCAGAACTGCGGCTTCGAGTTTCCCGTGCGGCGGATCACCGTCAATCTCGCGCCGGCTGATCTGCCGAAGGAATCGGGGCGCTTCGATTTGCCGATCGCACTCGGCATCCTGGCCGCGAGCGGTCAGATTCCGGCCGAAGCGCTCGCGCACCGCGAATTCGCGGGCGAACTATCGCTGACCGGCGCATTGCGGCCGATGCGCGGCGCGTTCGCCATGGCGTGCGGCACGGCGCGCGGTCATGGGCATGGCCGCGATGAGCGCTCGTCAGCCGACGCCGACAGCGTCTTAAGGGCCGCCCTCCCCGATCCTGGCCACTCCCGCACCCCCGAGCTCTATCTGCCGCTCGACAGCGCCAGCGAAGCCGCTCTCGTGCCAGGCGTCGACGTCTACGGCGCAGCGGATTTGCCTTCGCTCTGCGCTCACCTCGCCGGCGCTGAAGACGGGCGGCTCTCGCCGGTCGCGGCGCCTTCGATCGGCAGTGCGACGCCCGCTGCACAACCGGACATGGCCGATGTGATCGGCCAGAGCGGCGCGCGCCGCGCGCTGGAGGTCGCCGCGGCCGGCGGTCATCACATGCTGATGGTCGGGCCGCCCGGCGCGGGCAAGTCGATGCTCGCGGCGCGTCTGCCGGGCCTGCTGCCGCCCATGAGCGACGACGAAGCGCTCACGTCCGCCGCGCTGCTATCGGCCAGCATGCTCGGGTTCTCGCCGGCCCAATGGCGGCAGCGGCCGTTTCGCGCACCCCATCATTCGTCGAGCGCGGCGGCCCTGGTCGGCGGACGCAACCCGCCGCAGCCCGGCGAGATCACGCTGGCTCACCTCGGCGTGCTCTTCTTGGACGAGCTGCCCGAGTTCGACCGCCACGTGCTCGAGACGCTGCGCGAACCGCTCGAGGCCGGCCGCATCACGATCTCGCGGGCCGCGCTGCAAGCCGACTTCCCGGCCGCCTGCCAATTGATCGCGGCGATGAATCCGTGCCCATGCGGCTGGCGGGGCGATCCGAACGGCCGCTGCCGCTGCACGCCGGAGATCGCCACGCGCTATCTGCGCAAGCTTTCGGGGCCGCTCTTGGACCGGATCGACATTCAAATCGAAATCCCCGCGCTGACACCGGCGGAATTGGCGGCGCGCTCGTCGGCGGATGGGGAATCGAGCGCGTCGATCGCCGCGCGTGTCGTCACGGCACGCGAGCGCCAGCTCATGCGGCAGGGGAAGATGAACCGCGAGTTGAGCGGGCGCGAGGTCGACGAAGTCTGCCGCCCCGATGCCACGGGCGAGGCGTTGCTGCGCGAGGCGGGCGAGCGGTTCGGCTGGTCGGCGCGCGCCTACTACCGCGTGTTGAAGGTCGTGCGCTCGGTTGCCGATCTCGCCGGGAACGACACCCCGAACGCCGCGCAGGTCGCCGAAGCGGTGCAATATCGTCGCGTTTTCTCACCGTCGTAG
- the ptsP gene encoding phosphoenolpyruvate--protein phosphotransferase, translating into MSFTLHGIPVSRGIAIGRAYLIAPAALDVDHYLIEPPQIEGELERFRAALKVVHNELELLREDLAADAPSEVGAFINVHTMILNDAMLVQETMDLVRARRYNVEWALTEQLERLSRHFDDIEDEYLRERKADIHQVVERVLKALAGAPSAAALLSHGMHPHASDEMIVVAHDISPADMMQFKTQTFQGFVTDLGGRTSHTAIVARSLGIPAAVGVQQASSLIRQDDLIIVDGDHGIVIVDPAPIVLEEYSYRQSEKALEQRKLQRLKFSPTQTLCGTKIELCANIELPEDAQAAVDAGAVGVGLFRTEFLFMNHRDRLPEEEEQFAAYKRAVELMNGLPVTIRTIDVGADKPLDSIGSEGYETAPNPALGLRAIRWSLSEPHMFLTQLRAILRASAFGQVKILIPMLAHAQEIDQTLDLIREAKRQLDDAGLPYDPSVRIGAMIEIPAAAIALPLFLKRLDFLSIGTNDLIQYTLAIDRADNSVAHLYDPLHPAVLHLIAFTLREAKRAGVPVSICGEMAGDPQLTRLLLGMGLTEFSMHPSQLLVVKQEILRSHLKTLEKPVADVLASFEPEEVQAALKRVTEC; encoded by the coding sequence GTGTCTTTCACGCTGCATGGAATTCCCGTGTCACGCGGCATCGCCATTGGGCGAGCCTATCTGATAGCGCCGGCCGCGCTTGACGTCGACCATTACCTGATCGAGCCTCCGCAGATCGAAGGAGAGCTCGAGCGCTTTCGCGCGGCTTTGAAAGTCGTGCACAACGAACTCGAACTGCTGCGCGAGGATCTCGCCGCAGACGCGCCGAGCGAAGTCGGCGCCTTCATCAACGTCCATACGATGATCCTGAACGACGCGATGCTCGTGCAGGAGACGATGGATCTCGTGCGCGCGCGCCGTTACAACGTCGAGTGGGCGCTGACCGAACAGCTCGAGCGCCTGTCGCGCCATTTCGACGACATCGAAGACGAGTACCTGCGCGAGCGCAAGGCCGATATCCACCAGGTGGTCGAGCGCGTGCTGAAGGCGCTGGCGGGCGCGCCGTCGGCGGCGGCGCTGCTCAGCCACGGCATGCATCCGCATGCAAGCGATGAAATGATCGTGGTCGCGCACGACATCTCGCCCGCCGACATGATGCAGTTCAAAACGCAAACGTTTCAGGGTTTCGTGACCGATCTGGGCGGGCGCACGTCGCATACGGCGATCGTCGCGCGCAGCCTCGGCATTCCGGCCGCGGTGGGCGTGCAGCAGGCCAGCTCGCTGATCCGGCAGGATGACCTGATCATCGTCGACGGCGACCACGGCATCGTGATCGTCGATCCGGCGCCGATCGTGCTCGAGGAGTACTCGTATCGGCAAAGCGAGAAGGCGCTCGAGCAGCGCAAGCTGCAGCGCCTGAAGTTCTCGCCGACGCAAACGCTGTGCGGCACGAAGATCGAGCTGTGCGCGAACATCGAGTTGCCCGAGGATGCACAGGCCGCGGTGGACGCGGGGGCGGTCGGCGTGGGCCTGTTCCGCACCGAGTTTCTGTTCATGAATCACCGCGACCGGCTGCCGGAGGAAGAGGAGCAGTTCGCCGCGTACAAGCGCGCGGTCGAGCTGATGAACGGCCTGCCGGTGACGATCCGGACGATCGACGTCGGCGCCGACAAGCCGCTCGATTCGATCGGCAGCGAAGGCTACGAGACGGCGCCCAATCCGGCGCTGGGCTTGCGGGCGATCCGCTGGAGCCTGTCCGAGCCGCACATGTTCCTCACGCAGTTGCGCGCCATTCTGCGGGCCTCCGCGTTCGGGCAGGTGAAGATTCTGATCCCGATGCTCGCGCACGCGCAGGAAATCGATCAGACGCTCGATTTGATCCGCGAGGCGAAGCGCCAGCTCGACGACGCCGGCCTGCCGTACGATCCGAGCGTGCGGATCGGCGCGATGATCGAGATCCCCGCCGCCGCGATCGCGCTGCCGCTGTTCCTCAAGCGGCTCGATTTCCTGTCGATCGGCACGAACGACTTGATCCAGTACACGCTCGCGATCGATCGTGCGGACAACTCGGTCGCGCATCTCTACGATCCGCTGCATCCGGCGGTCCTGCACCTGATCGCGTTCACGCTGCGCGAAGCGAAACGCGCGGGCGTGCCGGTGTCGATCTGCGGGGAAATGGCGGGCGATCCGCAACTGACGCGTCTGTTGCTCGGCATGGGCCTCACCGAGTTCTCGATGCACCCGAGCCAGTTGCTCGTCGTGAAGCAGGAGATCCTGCGCTCGCACTTGAAGACGCTGGAGAAGCCGGTCGCGGACGTGCTGGCGTCGTTTGAGCCGGAAGAAGTGCAGGCGGCGCTCAAGCGCGTCACCGAGTGTTGA
- a CDS encoding HPr family phosphocarrier protein — protein sequence MLQQETTIVNKLGLHARASAKLTQLAGNYQSEIWMSRNGRRINAKSIMGVMMLAAGIGSTVTIETEGPDEVDAMQALLKLIADKFGEGQ from the coding sequence ATGCTGCAACAAGAAACAACTATCGTGAACAAACTCGGCCTGCACGCGCGCGCGTCGGCCAAACTGACTCAGCTTGCCGGCAACTATCAGTCGGAAATCTGGATGAGCCGCAACGGCCGGCGCATCAACGCGAAGAGCATCATGGGCGTGATGATGCTGGCGGCCGGCATCGGCAGCACGGTGACGATCGAAACGGAAGGGCCGGACGAGGTGGACGCAATGCAGGCACTCCTGAAATTGATCGCCGATAAGTTCGGCGAGGGCCAATGA
- a CDS encoding P-II family nitrogen regulator, which produces MKLITAIIKPFKLDEAREALSAIGVSGITVTEVKGFGRQKGHTELYRGAEYVVDFLPKVKIEAAVTDDLVEQAIEAIERAARTGKIGDGKIFVTPIEQVVRIRTGETGADAL; this is translated from the coding sequence ATGAAGCTCATTACCGCAATCATCAAGCCGTTCAAGCTCGATGAGGCGCGCGAAGCCTTGTCGGCCATCGGCGTCTCAGGGATCACGGTGACCGAAGTGAAGGGGTTCGGTCGCCAGAAGGGGCACACCGAGCTGTACCGCGGGGCCGAGTACGTGGTCGATTTTCTGCCGAAGGTGAAGATCGAGGCCGCCGTGACGGACGATCTCGTCGAACAGGCGATCGAAGCGATCGAGCGCGCTGCGCGCACCGGAAAGATCGGCGACGGGAAGATTTTCGTCACCCCGATCGAACAAGTGGTTCGGATCCGCACCGGCGAGACCGGCGCGGACGCCCTGTAA
- a CDS encoding accessory factor UbiK family protein — protein MKQPNDVFNDFQNRMSELLKHSPAKDVERNVKAMLSQGFSKLDLVTREEFDTQTQVLVRTRARLEELERRVAELEQKLSTSQDS, from the coding sequence ATGAAGCAACCGAACGATGTCTTTAACGACTTTCAGAACCGCATGAGCGAGCTGCTCAAGCACTCGCCGGCCAAGGATGTCGAGCGCAACGTGAAGGCCATGCTGTCGCAAGGCTTTTCGAAGCTCGATCTGGTCACGCGCGAAGAGTTCGATACGCAGACCCAGGTGCTCGTGCGGACCCGCGCGCGGCTCGAGGAGCTCGAGCGGCGCGTCGCCGAGCTCGAGCAAAAGCTTTCCACCTCGCAAGACTCCTGA
- a CDS encoding PTS sugar transporter subunit IIA, with protein MAGILIIAHAPFASALRECIAHIYGGLPARIGAIDVMPDCDPAQVIDFAQSELDRLREDNGALVLTDMVGATPANIASRLATLPSVRVLAGVNLPMVVRAVCYRTTPLDTLVDKALAGAAKGVQAIGPSAAEQAVEDSHCLPARTGVDCPSATAGGAVSCAAAPNPNPAGS; from the coding sequence ATGGCAGGCATTTTGATCATTGCGCACGCTCCGTTCGCTTCCGCGCTACGCGAGTGCATCGCTCACATTTACGGCGGGCTGCCCGCGCGCATCGGCGCGATCGATGTGATGCCCGACTGCGATCCCGCTCAGGTCATCGATTTCGCGCAGTCCGAACTCGACCGCTTGCGGGAAGACAACGGCGCCCTCGTCCTGACGGACATGGTCGGCGCGACGCCCGCGAACATCGCGAGCCGCCTCGCGACGCTGCCGTCGGTGCGCGTCTTGGCCGGGGTGAACCTGCCGATGGTCGTGCGGGCCGTCTGCTACCGCACGACACCGCTCGACACGCTAGTCGACAAGGCGCTGGCAGGCGCGGCCAAGGGCGTGCAGGCGATCGGACCGTCGGCGGCGGAGCAAGCCGTCGAGGACAGCCATTGCCTGCCGGCACGAACCGGCGTGGATTGCCCGAGCGCAACGGCAGGCGGCGCGGTCAGTTGCGCGGCGGCGCCCAACCCCAACCCGGCCGGCTCCTGA
- the gshA gene encoding glutamate--cysteine ligase, with amino-acid sequence MVPHLVTALNGPLLDLERKILDATPAIERWFRLEWQEHTPPFYCSVDLRNAGFKLAPVDTNLFPGGFNNLPHEVLPLAVQAAMASIEKICPDAKNLLIIPERHTRNAFYLENVARLATIMRQAGLNVRFGTLDESIQGPVTIALADGQKIVLEPLERTPRRLGLKNFDPCSILLNNDLSAGVPSVLENLHEQYLLPPLHAGWAVRRKSTHFSCYEDVAKKFAKMVEIDPWMVNPYHAHVEGVDFPARTGEEALADAIDGVLKKIARKYREYGITERPYVVIKSDAGTDGRGVMTVHDAAEVASLTKRERERMSVTKDGLEVHDVIVQEGVYTFERVGDEVAEPVVYMIDRYVVGGFYRVHGSRERDQNLNAPGMHFVPLGFEHTALPDAHAKPGAAPPNRFYMYGVVARLGLLAASVELEKTDPEAIQV; translated from the coding sequence ATGGTTCCGCACCTAGTTACGGCGTTAAACGGCCCTCTGCTTGATCTCGAGCGGAAGATCCTCGACGCCACGCCCGCCATCGAACGCTGGTTCCGCCTCGAATGGCAGGAGCATACGCCGCCGTTCTATTGTTCGGTGGATCTGCGCAATGCCGGCTTCAAGCTCGCGCCGGTCGATACGAACCTGTTCCCGGGCGGTTTCAACAATCTGCCGCACGAAGTGCTGCCGCTCGCCGTGCAGGCGGCGATGGCTTCGATCGAAAAGATCTGCCCCGACGCGAAGAATCTGCTGATCATTCCCGAGCGTCACACACGCAACGCGTTTTATCTGGAGAATGTCGCGCGCCTCGCGACCATCATGCGGCAAGCGGGGTTGAACGTGCGCTTCGGCACGCTCGACGAAAGCATTCAAGGCCCGGTGACGATCGCGCTCGCCGACGGCCAGAAAATCGTGCTCGAGCCGCTCGAGCGCACGCCGCGCCGTCTCGGCCTGAAGAATTTCGATCCGTGCTCGATTCTGCTGAACAACGATTTGTCGGCGGGCGTTCCGAGCGTGCTCGAGAATCTGCACGAGCAGTACTTGCTGCCGCCGCTGCACGCGGGCTGGGCAGTGCGCCGCAAGTCCACGCATTTCTCGTGCTACGAAGACGTCGCGAAGAAGTTCGCGAAGATGGTCGAGATCGATCCGTGGATGGTGAATCCGTATCACGCGCACGTCGAAGGCGTCGACTTTCCGGCGCGCACCGGTGAAGAGGCGCTGGCCGATGCGATCGACGGCGTGCTCAAGAAGATCGCCCGCAAGTACCGCGAATACGGCATCACGGAGCGGCCGTACGTCGTCATCAAGTCCGATGCCGGCACCGATGGGCGGGGTGTGATGACCGTGCACGACGCCGCCGAGGTCGCGAGCCTCACGAAGCGCGAGCGCGAGCGGATGTCGGTGACGAAGGATGGCCTCGAAGTGCACGACGTGATCGTGCAAGAGGGCGTCTATACGTTCGAGCGGGTCGGCGACGAAGTGGCCGAGCCGGTCGTGTACATGATCGACCGCTATGTGGTCGGCGGCTTCTATCGCGTGCACGGCAGCCGCGAGCGCGATCAGAATCTGAATGCGCCGGGCATGCATTTCGTGCCGCTCGGCTTCGAGCACACCGCTTTGCCGGACGCGCACGCGAAGCCGGGCGCGGCGCCGCCGAACCGCTTCTACATGTACGGCGTGGTGGCGCGTCTGGGCTTGCTCGCCGCTTCGGTGGAGCTCGAAAAGACCGATCCGGAAGCGATTCAGGTCTGA